One stretch of Microbacterium terrae DNA includes these proteins:
- a CDS encoding thiamine pyrophosphate-binding protein has translation MPAVPSQTSVSAHVALTLAQHIDHVFGVMGNGNAYFLDALERSTEVHFTAVRHEAGGVVAADAFFRASGRLAAATATYGAGFTNTLTALAEAVQAHVPLVLVVGDEPTSGPRPWDVDQIALASAVGARTYTVGRTDAAATTVIAIEHALTYRVPTVLAIPYDVAQRDAGPVPSVPELRLPEPLAPSGPFAGAAVADIAAALASAERPFLLAGRGAWLAGAASALGELADLTGAVTASTALGRGIFPRGHYDLGVTGGFGAEGAMALVREADVAVVFGASLNQFTMRFGDLFAPGTRAFQVDVAPAATHPHVGGYVRGDAAVVAAALVEAVRGRGAAASGWREGVEIAPLRGYAPGDGLAPDGRLDPRSVAARIGELLPADRVVVSDGGHFIGWANMYWPVASPDRMMMVGTAFQSIGLGWPSVPGAALAKPSATVVLTTGDGGGLMALADLETAVRVAGGRGIAVVWNDAAYGAEMNLYGLKGLAQEPMLIPEVDFAALAGGVGAEGVAVRTLDDLDRLATWAAEDPASRPFLVLDCRISGSVVAPYQQEIIRVNS, from the coding sequence ATGCCCGCCGTCCCCTCCCAGACGTCCGTCTCGGCGCACGTCGCGCTCACCCTCGCCCAGCACATCGACCACGTCTTCGGCGTGATGGGCAACGGCAACGCGTACTTCCTCGACGCGCTCGAGCGCTCCACCGAGGTGCACTTCACCGCGGTGCGACACGAGGCCGGCGGCGTGGTCGCCGCCGACGCGTTCTTCCGCGCCTCGGGTCGGCTCGCGGCGGCCACCGCGACCTACGGCGCCGGCTTCACCAACACGCTCACGGCTCTCGCCGAGGCCGTGCAGGCGCATGTGCCGCTCGTGCTGGTCGTCGGCGACGAGCCGACGTCGGGTCCGCGGCCGTGGGATGTCGACCAGATCGCGCTCGCCTCGGCTGTCGGCGCGCGCACGTACACGGTGGGGCGGACGGATGCCGCGGCCACGACGGTGATCGCGATCGAGCACGCGTTGACGTATCGCGTGCCGACGGTGCTCGCCATCCCCTACGACGTCGCGCAGCGCGATGCCGGACCGGTGCCGTCGGTGCCCGAGCTCCGGCTGCCCGAGCCGCTCGCGCCGAGCGGCCCGTTCGCCGGGGCGGCGGTCGCCGACATCGCGGCGGCCCTGGCGTCGGCCGAGCGGCCGTTCCTCCTCGCCGGTCGCGGCGCCTGGCTCGCGGGCGCGGCGTCGGCGCTGGGCGAGCTCGCCGATCTCACCGGCGCGGTGACCGCATCGACCGCGCTCGGGCGCGGCATCTTCCCGCGCGGCCATTACGACCTCGGAGTGACGGGGGGCTTCGGCGCCGAGGGTGCCATGGCCCTCGTGCGCGAGGCCGACGTGGCAGTCGTGTTCGGGGCGTCGCTGAACCAGTTCACGATGCGGTTCGGCGACCTGTTCGCCCCCGGCACGCGCGCGTTCCAGGTCGACGTCGCGCCGGCGGCGACCCACCCGCACGTCGGCGGCTACGTTCGCGGAGATGCTGCGGTGGTGGCCGCGGCGCTGGTCGAGGCGGTGCGCGGCCGCGGCGCCGCGGCGAGCGGATGGCGCGAGGGCGTAGAGATCGCGCCGCTGCGTGGGTACGCCCCGGGCGACGGACTCGCTCCCGATGGGCGCCTCGACCCGCGCAGCGTGGCAGCGCGGATCGGCGAGCTGCTTCCGGCCGACCGGGTGGTGGTGTCGGACGGCGGCCACTTCATCGGCTGGGCGAACATGTATTGGCCGGTGGCGTCGCCCGATCGCATGATGATGGTCGGCACGGCGTTCCAATCGATCGGCCTCGGCTGGCCGTCGGTGCCGGGCGCGGCGCTCGCGAAGCCGTCGGCGACTGTCGTGCTGACGACGGGCGACGGCGGCGGGCTCATGGCGTTGGCCGACCTCGAGACCGCAGTGCGGGTGGCCGGCGGGCGCGGCATCGCCGTGGTGTGGAACGACGCCGCGTACGGCGCCGAGATGAACCTCTACGGGCTCAAGGGTCTCGCGCAGGAGCCGATGCTGATCCCCGAGGTCGACTTCGCCGCCCTCGCCGGCGGCGTCGGCGCAGAGGGGGTCGCCGTTCGGACGCTCGACGACCTCGATCGGCTGGCGACGTGGGCGGCCGAGGACCCGGCATCCCGTCCGTTCCTCGTGCTCGACTGTCGCATCTCGGGCTCGGTCGTGGCGCCGTATCAGCAGGAGATCATCCGCGTGAACTCCTGA
- a CDS encoding enoyl-CoA hydratase/isomerase family protein gives MIELTVEDSVAEVVLNAPEKLNALSLEAVGELDAAYHEAAASGVRALVLRGEGRAFCAGRDIAGVDPATDDVHGYLGAVEGLMRTIAAFPAPTFAAVQGACLGVGLGLAIATDVVYVADSAKVGSPFAALGALLDSGGHALLYERLGAHRALDLIYTGELLTGAEAVAAGLFSRAVPADQVLVFTRERAARAASGPTQAFLASKRLIDKLRDDTLWRVIADETREQAELRDTADYREGFAAFQQKRPPMFTGE, from the coding sequence GTGATCGAACTCACCGTCGAGGATTCCGTCGCCGAGGTCGTGCTCAACGCACCGGAGAAGCTCAACGCCCTCTCACTGGAGGCGGTCGGGGAACTGGATGCCGCGTACCACGAGGCCGCGGCATCCGGGGTCCGGGCGCTCGTGCTCCGCGGGGAGGGGCGGGCGTTCTGCGCGGGGCGCGACATCGCGGGCGTCGATCCGGCGACCGACGACGTGCACGGCTACCTCGGCGCCGTCGAGGGGCTCATGCGCACGATCGCGGCCTTTCCCGCCCCGACCTTCGCCGCCGTGCAGGGCGCGTGCCTCGGCGTCGGACTCGGACTCGCGATCGCGACCGACGTGGTCTACGTGGCGGACAGCGCCAAGGTGGGGTCGCCGTTCGCGGCGCTCGGCGCGCTTCTCGACTCGGGCGGCCACGCCCTTCTCTACGAGCGCCTCGGCGCTCATCGCGCGCTCGATCTCATCTACACCGGCGAGCTGCTCACGGGGGCCGAGGCGGTCGCCGCCGGACTCTTCAGTCGCGCTGTGCCCGCCGACCAGGTGCTGGTCTTCACGCGCGAGCGCGCTGCGCGTGCGGCATCGGGCCCGACGCAGGCGTTCCTCGCTTCGAAGCGGCTCATCGACAAGCTCCGTGACGACACCCTCTGGCGCGTGATCGCCGATGAGACCCGCGAGCAGGCCGAGCTGCGCGACACCGCCGACTACCGCGAGGGGTTCGCCGCATTCCAGCAGAAGCGGCCTCCGATGTTCACGGGGGAGTGA
- the paaE gene encoding 1,2-phenylacetyl-CoA epoxidase subunit PaaE, giving the protein MDAGSSATRAAERGSDVERVAESLLAGAVGGSTAPRRRARFHTLRVARVRPLTDTAVEVTFAVPAELRGEYDYLAGQHVALRANVDGAELRRSYSICRAPVEGGASGAPEAATLSVAIKRDRGGRFSTWAQTALRVGDEVDVMSPQGTFTSTLAGLDGGHVAGIAAGSGITPLMALAEAVLARSGTSRFTLVYTNRSSLDVMFVEELSDLKDRYPTRLALHHVLSREQRTAPLLSGRLDAARLRRIVDDLVLPETVDEWFLCGPLELVTLCRDTLAEVGVDSAHVRHELFTTGEAPRSEPGAGAVVVIDDDEPVRRIEFTLDGQSSTVDSPLAANESILNAALRVRPDVPFACAGGVCGTCRARLVTGSVTMTENYALEPDELDRGYVLTCQSHPTSDAVVVDYDV; this is encoded by the coding sequence ATGGATGCCGGATCGTCGGCCACGCGCGCGGCGGAGCGCGGCAGCGACGTCGAGCGGGTGGCCGAGTCGCTCCTCGCGGGTGCGGTCGGGGGGTCGACTGCGCCGCGACGGCGCGCCCGGTTCCACACGCTGCGCGTGGCCAGGGTGCGTCCGCTGACGGATACCGCGGTCGAGGTGACGTTCGCCGTGCCCGCGGAGCTGCGCGGCGAATACGACTACCTCGCCGGGCAGCACGTCGCGCTGCGCGCGAACGTCGACGGCGCGGAGCTGCGCCGGTCGTACTCGATCTGCCGCGCACCCGTCGAGGGCGGGGCATCCGGCGCCCCCGAGGCCGCCACCCTCAGCGTCGCCATCAAGCGCGACCGAGGCGGCAGGTTCTCGACGTGGGCGCAGACCGCGCTGCGCGTGGGCGACGAGGTCGACGTGATGAGCCCGCAGGGCACGTTCACCTCGACGCTGGCCGGGCTCGACGGTGGGCACGTCGCGGGTATCGCCGCGGGCTCGGGGATCACGCCGCTGATGGCGCTCGCCGAGGCCGTGCTCGCGCGGTCGGGGACCTCCCGCTTCACCCTCGTCTACACGAACAGGTCGAGCCTCGATGTGATGTTCGTCGAGGAGCTGTCCGACCTGAAGGACCGTTACCCGACCCGGCTCGCCCTTCACCACGTGCTCTCGCGGGAGCAGCGGACGGCGCCGCTGTTGTCGGGGCGCCTCGACGCCGCGCGGCTGCGGCGCATCGTCGACGACCTCGTGCTTCCCGAGACGGTCGACGAGTGGTTCCTGTGCGGACCGCTCGAGCTGGTGACCCTCTGTCGCGACACCCTGGCCGAGGTCGGCGTCGACTCGGCCCACGTGCGGCACGAGCTGTTCACGACGGGCGAGGCCCCACGCTCGGAGCCGGGCGCGGGCGCCGTGGTGGTCATCGACGACGACGAGCCCGTGCGGCGGATCGAGTTCACGCTCGACGGGCAGTCCAGCACGGTCGACAGCCCGCTGGCGGCGAACGAGTCGATCCTGAACGCCGCGCTGCGTGTGCGCCCCGACGTGCCGTTCGCGTGCGCGGGCGGCGTGTGCGGTACGTGCCGGGCGCGGCTCGTCACGGGCTCGGTCACGATGACCGAGAACTACGCACTCGAGCCCGACGAGCTCGACCGCGGCTACGTGCTCACCTGCCAATCCCACCCCACGTCCGACGCGGTCGTGGTCGACTACGACGTCTAG
- the paaD gene encoding 1,2-phenylacetyl-CoA epoxidase subunit PaaD: MVSAGGGETRRAWEAASAVLDPEVPVLTIADLGILRGVVVDGGTATVTITPTYSGCPAVEAIRDDVVLALTDAGFADVVVRVVLAPAWTTDWMSATGKQKLHEDGIAPPGVRRSGGPIPVALSVRCPRCGSLDTRELARFGSTACKALYECRACLEPFDHFKAH; encoded by the coding sequence ATGGTGAGCGCGGGCGGCGGCGAGACGCGGCGTGCCTGGGAGGCGGCATCCGCGGTCCTCGATCCCGAGGTTCCCGTCCTCACCATCGCCGACCTCGGCATCCTGCGCGGCGTCGTCGTGGACGGCGGGACGGCGACCGTCACGATCACCCCGACGTACTCGGGGTGCCCGGCCGTCGAAGCGATCCGTGACGACGTGGTGCTCGCGCTGACCGACGCGGGGTTCGCGGACGTCGTGGTGCGCGTGGTGCTGGCTCCCGCCTGGACCACGGACTGGATGAGCGCCACCGGCAAGCAGAAGCTCCACGAGGACGGCATCGCACCGCCGGGTGTCCGTCGCAGCGGCGGTCCGATCCCCGTCGCGCTGTCGGTGCGGTGCCCGCGCTGCGGGTCGCTCGACACCCGCGAGCTCGCCCGTTTCGGCTCGACCGCCTGCAAGGCGCTCTACGAGTGCCGCGCCTGCCTCGAGCCCTTCGACCATTTCAAGGCCCACTGA
- the paaC gene encoding 1,2-phenylacetyl-CoA epoxidase subunit PaaC, with amino-acid sequence MSSDLHGDVTVERLRLADELAGDDGTAPSADVAEYALWLGDDALILAQQLGAWIAHAPELEEDVALANIALDLLGHARSLLRYAGSFDGRTEDDLAFWRDEPQFRCTWLFEQPNGDFAQTIARQLAASVYLFEMYGALAHSADPTLAAIAAKAVKEVEYHRDHAVQWTLRLAGGTDESRARMLRAVADVWPYVDELFRDEPLIDRLDGVAVRPSTLRAEFDAVIEAVFAEASIEVPAGQPSSGGGRHGDHFPTLAYLLAEMQVLARRHEGETW; translated from the coding sequence GTGAGCTCCGACCTGCACGGCGACGTCACCGTCGAGCGGCTGCGGCTCGCCGACGAGCTCGCGGGCGACGACGGCACCGCCCCGAGCGCCGACGTCGCCGAGTACGCGCTGTGGCTGGGTGATGACGCGCTCATCCTCGCGCAGCAGCTCGGTGCCTGGATCGCGCATGCCCCCGAGCTCGAGGAAGACGTCGCGCTCGCGAACATCGCCCTCGATCTGCTCGGGCACGCGCGCTCGCTGCTGCGCTACGCGGGTTCGTTCGACGGTCGCACCGAAGACGATCTCGCGTTCTGGCGCGACGAGCCGCAGTTCCGATGCACCTGGCTGTTCGAGCAGCCGAACGGCGACTTCGCCCAGACCATCGCACGTCAGCTGGCGGCATCCGTCTACCTCTTCGAGATGTACGGGGCGCTCGCGCACTCGGCGGATCCGACGCTCGCCGCGATCGCCGCCAAAGCCGTGAAAGAGGTCGAGTACCATCGCGACCACGCGGTGCAGTGGACCCTCCGGCTCGCCGGGGGCACGGACGAGTCACGAGCCCGCATGCTCCGCGCCGTCGCGGACGTGTGGCCGTATGTCGACGAGCTGTTCCGCGACGAGCCGCTGATCGATCGGCTCGACGGCGTGGCGGTGCGGCCCTCGACGCTGCGCGCGGAGTTCGACGCCGTGATCGAGGCGGTGTTCGCAGAGGCATCGATCGAGGTGCCGGCAGGGCAGCCGTCGTCGGGCGGCGGGCGGCACGGCGACCACTTCCCGACGCTCGCGTATCTCCTGGCCGAGATGCAGGTGCTCGCCCGCCGGCACGAGGGTGAGACATGGTGA
- the paaB gene encoding 1,2-phenylacetyl-CoA epoxidase subunit PaaB yields the protein MTTPGSSDRDAWPLWEVFVRADRGLSHVHAGSLHAPDAELALRNARDLYTRRGEGTSVWVVPAEAITTSDPDAKGAFFESPAGKNYRHAVYYTASEGVPHL from the coding sequence ATGACGACTCCCGGTTCGTCGGACCGCGACGCCTGGCCGCTCTGGGAGGTGTTCGTGCGGGCCGACCGCGGCCTCAGCCACGTGCACGCCGGGTCGCTGCACGCACCCGATGCCGAGCTCGCGCTGCGCAACGCCCGAGATCTCTATACGCGCCGTGGCGAGGGCACGTCGGTCTGGGTGGTGCCCGCCGAGGCGATCACGACGAGCGATCCCGATGCGAAGGGCGCGTTCTTCGAATCGCCTGCGGGCAAGAACTACCGGCACGCGGTGTACTACACAGCGTCGGAGGGGGTGCCGCACCTGTGA
- the paaA gene encoding 1,2-phenylacetyl-CoA epoxidase subunit PaaA, translated as MTTDTDAGNAAEQDAFDALIAAEQRIEPRDWMPDAYRRTLIRQISQHAHSEIIGMQPEGNWITRAPSLKRKAILMAKVQDEAGHGLYLYSAAQTLGIGRDEMTEQLIAGRAKYSSIFNYPTPTWADMGAIGWLVDGAAICNQVPLCRASYGPYGRAMVRICKEESFHQRQGFEILLALMQGSPAQREMAQDAVDRWYWPSLMMFGPPDDRSPNSAQSMAWKIKRFSNDELRQRFIGMLVPQAEVLGVSLPDPELRWDAGAGRWHMSEIDWTEFHEVLAGRGPMNSERLRARREAHEGGAWVREAAAEYARKRALRRPAVAEAFEGAA; from the coding sequence ATGACGACCGACACGGATGCCGGCAACGCCGCCGAGCAGGACGCCTTCGACGCGCTCATCGCCGCGGAGCAGCGCATCGAACCGCGGGATTGGATGCCCGACGCGTATCGGCGCACGCTCATCCGGCAGATCTCGCAGCACGCGCACTCCGAGATAATCGGCATGCAGCCCGAGGGCAACTGGATCACCCGGGCGCCGAGCCTGAAGCGCAAGGCGATCCTCATGGCGAAGGTGCAGGACGAGGCGGGGCACGGGCTCTACCTCTACTCCGCCGCGCAGACGCTCGGCATCGGCCGCGACGAGATGACCGAGCAGCTCATCGCGGGGCGGGCGAAGTATTCGTCGATCTTCAACTATCCGACGCCGACGTGGGCCGACATGGGGGCGATCGGCTGGCTCGTCGACGGCGCCGCGATCTGCAACCAGGTGCCGCTGTGTCGCGCCTCGTACGGTCCGTACGGTCGCGCGATGGTGCGCATCTGCAAGGAGGAGTCGTTCCATCAGCGGCAGGGATTCGAGATCCTGCTCGCGCTCATGCAGGGCTCGCCCGCGCAGCGGGAGATGGCTCAGGATGCGGTGGACCGCTGGTACTGGCCCTCGCTGATGATGTTCGGGCCGCCCGATGACCGGTCGCCGAACTCGGCTCAGTCGATGGCCTGGAAGATCAAGCGGTTCTCGAACGATGAGCTCCGGCAGCGGTTCATCGGGATGCTGGTGCCCCAGGCCGAGGTGCTGGGGGTGAGCCTTCCCGACCCCGAGCTGCGCTGGGACGCGGGCGCCGGCCGGTGGCACATGAGCGAGATCGACTGGACCGAGTTCCACGAGGTGCTCGCCGGACGCGGGCCGATGAACTCCGAGCGTCTGCGCGCGCGCCGCGAGGCGCACGAGGGCGGAGCGTGGGTGCGCGAGGCCGCCGCGGAGTACGCCCGCAAGCGCGCGCTTCGACGCCCCGCGGTCGCCGAGGCCTTCGAGGGGGCGGCGTGA
- the paaI gene encoding hydroxyphenylacetyl-CoA thioesterase PaaI codes for MADVDPAVHFAGEREMLRRDRASAALGMVVERDEPGDAAVSMLVRDDMTNGFGITHGGVVFALADTAFAMACNDGEAVTVSAGADIAFLASTRAGDRLTAHAVRRSVSGRSGIYDVTVTSGSGAVVAEFRGRARTLRAGD; via the coding sequence ATGGCTGACGTCGATCCCGCCGTGCACTTCGCCGGTGAACGCGAGATGCTCCGGCGCGATCGCGCGTCGGCCGCGCTCGGCATGGTGGTCGAGCGCGACGAGCCCGGCGACGCCGCGGTGTCGATGCTCGTCCGCGACGACATGACCAACGGCTTCGGCATCACCCACGGCGGTGTCGTGTTCGCCCTCGCCGACACCGCGTTCGCGATGGCGTGCAACGACGGCGAGGCGGTGACCGTGTCGGCGGGCGCCGACATCGCGTTCCTCGCCTCGACGCGGGCGGGCGACCGCCTCACCGCCCACGCGGTGCGGCGCTCCGTCTCGGGTCGCAGCGGTATCTACGACGTCACCGTGACGAGCGGCTCCGGCGCGGTGGTGGCGGAGTTCCGCGGGCGCGCCCGCACGCTCCGAGCCGGCGACTGA
- the paaZ gene encoding phenylacetic acid degradation bifunctional protein PaaZ, protein MTGILPSYVGDAWWTPRRDGGARAGADATVVRDASTGDEIARVSTAGLDMGAVLDHARRVGQEGLGALTFHQRALLLKQFAQTLTARKEELYELSKRAGATVRDSLNDVDGGIGVLFTYASKGRRELPNAQVHLDGPAESLARDGSFLGRHVYTRLPGAAVQINAFNFPMWGALEKFAPAFLAGVPTIVKPATPTGYIAEAWVRMLVEAGDLPDGSLQLVSGGLAGLFEQLRLGDLVAFTGSASTAARLRQQIPSGVRFTSETDSINASVLGPDAIAGTPEFDAYVKQLVVELTTKAGQKCTAIRRAIVPAASVDAVVEAVRAKIAERVVIGDPRADAVTLGPLVSLAQRDEVLAAVTRLQDAGGRLLLGDVEPPEVTLADGSRGAATGGAFVAPMLIGFGVDAPPAAHEVEAFGPVASILPYESVAQAAELVNRGGGSLVTSVATNDPGVAAELLTRTAAYNGRLLFLDRDDARTSTGHGAPVPHLVHGGPGRAGGGEELGGIRAVLHHMQRTAVQGSPAMLTALTGVWHPGAAARSDRHPFRKSLAELAIGDQLVSASRPVTLDDIETFAHFTGDLFYAHMDEDAAAANPFFPGRVAHGYLLVSWAAGLFVDPDPGPVLANYGLENLRFVTPVSPGDAVRVVLTAKQITPRETDEYGEVRWDAVILNQRDDIVATYDVLTLVAKEWHG, encoded by the coding sequence GTGACGGGCATCCTTCCGAGCTACGTGGGTGATGCGTGGTGGACGCCGCGGCGCGACGGCGGTGCCCGGGCCGGGGCCGACGCCACGGTCGTGCGCGACGCGTCGACCGGCGACGAGATCGCGCGGGTCAGCACCGCGGGGCTCGACATGGGCGCCGTCCTCGACCACGCGCGCCGGGTCGGGCAGGAGGGGCTCGGGGCGCTCACGTTCCACCAGCGCGCGCTCCTGCTCAAGCAGTTCGCGCAGACGCTCACTGCGCGCAAGGAGGAGCTGTACGAGCTGTCGAAGCGGGCGGGTGCGACGGTGCGCGATTCGCTGAACGACGTCGACGGCGGCATCGGCGTGCTGTTCACCTACGCGTCGAAGGGGCGGCGCGAGCTGCCCAACGCCCAGGTGCACCTCGACGGACCGGCGGAGTCGCTGGCACGCGACGGTTCATTCCTCGGGAGGCATGTGTACACCCGGCTGCCCGGAGCGGCCGTGCAGATCAACGCCTTCAACTTCCCGATGTGGGGGGCTCTGGAGAAGTTCGCTCCGGCCTTCCTCGCCGGCGTGCCGACCATCGTGAAGCCCGCGACGCCGACCGGCTACATCGCCGAGGCGTGGGTGCGGATGCTCGTCGAGGCCGGCGACCTGCCGGACGGATCACTGCAGCTCGTGAGCGGCGGGCTCGCCGGACTCTTCGAGCAGCTGCGTCTCGGCGACCTCGTCGCCTTCACGGGCAGCGCGTCGACGGCCGCCCGGCTCCGACAGCAGATCCCGTCCGGAGTCCGGTTCACGAGCGAGACCGACTCGATCAACGCGTCGGTGCTCGGCCCCGACGCGATCGCCGGAACCCCCGAGTTCGACGCGTACGTGAAGCAGCTCGTGGTCGAGCTCACCACCAAGGCCGGGCAGAAGTGCACGGCCATCCGCCGCGCCATCGTGCCGGCGGCATCCGTCGACGCGGTCGTCGAAGCCGTACGCGCGAAGATCGCCGAGCGCGTCGTGATCGGCGACCCGCGGGCGGATGCGGTGACCCTCGGTCCCCTCGTCTCGCTCGCGCAGCGCGACGAGGTGCTCGCTGCCGTCACGCGCTTGCAGGATGCCGGCGGGCGCCTGCTCCTCGGCGACGTCGAGCCGCCCGAGGTGACGCTCGCCGACGGATCGCGGGGAGCGGCGACCGGCGGCGCGTTCGTGGCGCCGATGCTGATCGGCTTCGGCGTCGACGCCCCGCCCGCGGCGCACGAGGTCGAGGCGTTCGGGCCGGTCGCGAGCATCCTGCCGTACGAGTCGGTCGCGCAGGCAGCCGAGCTCGTGAACCGCGGCGGCGGCTCGCTCGTGACGAGCGTCGCGACGAACGATCCCGGCGTCGCCGCCGAGCTGCTCACCCGCACCGCCGCGTACAACGGGCGCCTGCTCTTCCTCGACCGCGACGACGCGCGCACCTCGACCGGCCACGGCGCACCGGTGCCGCACCTCGTGCACGGCGGGCCGGGACGCGCGGGCGGGGGAGAGGAGCTCGGCGGCATCCGTGCGGTGCTCCACCACATGCAGCGCACCGCGGTGCAGGGGTCGCCCGCCATGCTGACCGCGCTGACCGGCGTGTGGCACCCGGGGGCGGCGGCGCGCAGCGACCGGCATCCGTTCCGCAAGTCGCTCGCCGAACTCGCGATCGGCGATCAGCTCGTCTCCGCGTCGCGGCCGGTCACCCTCGACGACATCGAGACGTTCGCGCACTTCACCGGCGACCTGTTCTACGCGCACATGGACGAGGACGCCGCCGCCGCGAACCCGTTCTTCCCCGGCCGTGTCGCGCACGGGTACCTCCTCGTCTCGTGGGCCGCGGGACTGTTCGTCGACCCCGATCCGGGCCCGGTGCTCGCCAACTACGGCCTCGAGAACCTGCGGTTCGTCACCCCGGTGTCTCCCGGAGACGCGGTGCGCGTGGTGCTCACCGCGAAGCAGATCACACCGCGCGAGACCGACGAGTACGGCGAGGTGCGGTGGGATGCCGTGATCCTCAACCAGCGCGACGACATCGTCGCGACCTACGACGTGCTCACGCTGGTCGCGAAGGAGTGGCATGGCTGA